A segment of the Lycium ferocissimum isolate CSIRO_LF1 chromosome 5, AGI_CSIRO_Lferr_CH_V1, whole genome shotgun sequence genome:
AATATCTATATCCATCATAGGTGGGTGTTTGGTAAGGCCCCCAAGTGTCAATgtgtatcaaatcaaaaataCCTTTAGAGGAAATTTGGCTATTTGTAAAGGCTGACTTATGTTGTCTTGCTAGTGGACAAATAGTGCGGTGGAATAGGAAATTTAGAACAAACATCATCGaaatttcattaatattttGAATGTTTTAGGGGCATATGACCCAACCTTACATGCCACAACCCTTTGCTTTTAGTAAAAAGGAACAGCAGATAAATTGGATATAATATCCTTTTGGGAATTGAAAACGACAGGCTAAACTCGGATACAATATCCTTCCGGGAATTAAAACAGACTTAGAAACTAAACTAGAAACTCTGAAATTTGAATAAGTAGAAGAAGAAACCCTTTGGAATTCTTGAAGATGTAAAGACCATTACGACTTTCGCGAGCATTGACTTCTTTCATGAAGGGCCCCGTATAAAAATGAGAAGAGGTGAAAATACTATGTTAGAAAGTCTTGTCTGCACAACTTGTGAGCAGACGAGAAAGATTAAAATGAAAACGTGGGACATAAAGGACATTGTGAATGATAAGATTTGAGAAAAGTTTGGTGACCCTATATGAGAAACTTTAACTTCCGAGAATTAGGTAAACTAACGAGATATGATTTTAGGCAAAGGTCTAAAATTAAAGAAGGAAAGACTTGTTGTAACTCATGTGTTCGGTTACTCGAATCAATGATCCGTAGTCTTAGAATAATTTCTAGAATCGGCTTTTAAGTTTAAAGAAAAAGGGCTAGGACAAAGGGTTATACCGACAATTCACGGATGCCATACCATTAAGAAAAGAAGCTTTGATCTCCATTTTTCACATGTTGAAGCATTTGCATCACTTGTGCCTTGTGCTGTGAGAAAGAAATTTCCTTTGTtctcatttgtttgcattaGACATGAACACTTCCCCGGAATTCTCATTAGAAGACACTCAGACACTCGAATTGAGttacgaaaatttattaagtaAATTTGAAATTAGGTGGAAACCCATGAAGTTTGTAGCATTTCTCAATAGAGTGACACGGTTTCTTGCGGTACTTACAAATGCTACTGCATTTCTTGTTGTCATAATATGTCTTTTGTGTTCCCAATCGGTAGCAAAGGGTTTTGTGGGAAATTTCCTGCAGTTTGCGACAACGTTAAGATGACTCTCCTGGGTATTTTGGTGTGTTGTGAAcctctctttgtttttcttcttggACTAACAGTGCATATGCATTAGAAATAGTGGGTAAAGGTGAAATCATAAGAATGTTACCCCTGGCACCACAGTATGAATCATTGAGTCCCATTAAAAATTTATGTTCCTTTCATCTTGCTTAGATTTAATGTTTTTCTCCTTTGTTTGCAGGAACAAATGCAAGAGCAAGGGATAAACGAATCCAAAGTATCTAATTCATCCCAGAGTCGTTTAATCTTAGTAAAGTAAGTGGCTATATCAGTTGGACCTTGAATAAGGTCGCTTAGTTCTTTCTGGAGCTGATACAATCTAGCTCCTGAGCTTTGTCCAAACCTGGCTTCTAATTCCTCCCAGATATCCTTAGATTAGCATAATAGAGCACACTTTCGAGATGTCTCTAGATAGGGAGTTTAGTATCCACGAAATTACCATATTGTGGCTCTAAGCATTCTGCATCTCGTTCCTATTTCGGTTCTCAGTGTTGAACCATCTATGAAACcgatttccttatttttagcGGTTAGAGCTATCCACAGCTCTTTTCCAACCCCAAAACTTTTTCCATCAAAAAGCGTATTAACAAGATGTCGGTGAATCCGATGGTAGAAATGAAGGGTGAAGAGGTATTGAAGACCTCTTTAGATCCGGATCCGCACGACTAAGAGGGGAACTTGAGTCCCGATGTTGTTTCAACATTGTCTCCATTCgcaaagaaaaaattgaagctaaaaacaaggaaaaagaaagatgaaatttAGCCGAGATTAAATCTCAATCTTTCGTCACATGTAAAGCGCTAAATTGTAAAAGACAaatgatgaaagaattttccTTGTTGTTATTGATACGTAGGTGCACGTTATATAAAGACATGGAATGAAATAGCAAAACAAACCGTACAAGTGTCCTATTCTAATTGGTCACCTTCTaacaaataattattatatcagcattttatattttgatatatacaaaaaaagaaaactaataTGTAAATGTGGAAATTGCTTGGAAAGGTTCTTGAATGTAGCCACGTGTCCAATTTTAGATAATCGCCCACTCTTTCCATGTGAACATATCTGCACTTTTTCTTTCATACTTCCACATTTTCACATTTCCACACACacttgtatatcttgtatattcACCGGAAAACATCAATATATCAACTAAACCTTTTCCTTTTCCGGTGAACTGTGATTTCTGTCAAGTTCATtaataattccaacatatgaTGGACAGGAATCGGCAACACAGTATCAGGAAAATTTGGATGAACCTTCATCCGAAATAGAGGGTAATGTCAAATTTTAATCATGCCGTAAATCCTCgactatgtatatatgttacgtTGTTGAAGCGATAGCAATTAAGAGGGAGGGGATCTTACCTTGAGTAGGTTTTCACGGTTCAGAAAGTATTGCCTTAAAAATTCTCTGACAGTTTTTATGCTTCCCTTCATTAAACGGTCATGATAAGGACCGCCTTTGCCAATCGTTTGCAGTTTCCATACTTGATCATCAAGATTTAGGGGCCTCTTGCTCTTGGGCACTGCAAAATTCAAACTATATTTACATATGTAGAATTAGAATTTAAAGGAACAAGTATGATTAATTAGAAAGGAAGGTCTTACTGGAACGACGATCCATCACGAAGAATGGTTCAGTGACTGCTTCCATAATTCTAGTACCAATATCGTAGGGATACACGACTCTTGCACCTAGTCTCAACTGACTTTTTCTCATTGCTACTTTAGTATGTTTGAATGAAATATGACTTACACTAACTCTGCCATCTTTCAACGTGACATGAGGATCTCCCCGAATCCTTGATTTCTCGCCTGGCCAACTAGTAGCTATTCTTAATTCTTCTTTCTCAAGGGCAATTATTTCCACCTTTGCTGATGCTTCAGGCCCACATTTAATAATATCCTCAGTACGGCAATCAACCAAATCTAGATTTAAGGTGCTACCCAGATCTCCACCTACGGGTCGTCCGGTAAATCTTGGAccatttatgttgtttgaaaactttaattttaaattcCGTGATTCATACTGAGAAGGATGCAAATTTTCATGCTCTTTCCTCCTGTATAAGATGTACAAGCCTGTTATATACAGAAGCATCGAAAAGATAGAACATAAATTAAACTACAAATTTAAAAGGACGCTTATCATTGCCTTGGGCCAGTTGAAATCTCATCAGATTCCGGTTCACCTCCTGTAGCCTGCAGTTGCACAAAGAACTTAATTAGATGACCATCTTAAGTAGTCCagtaataatatttttctcaagcATCTTGGAATAAACAGAAGATACACACATCAAAGAACAGTAAAATTAGATGACCATCAGCACTAGAAATAGATCGACATATTTAGAAAGAAGTGAACAGATTCTTGGAAAGAAATAGCCGTTGTCAAAATTATTTTGGCACAACAAGAAGTTGCAGTAGAAGGACAGAACGTAAATCATTACTTTGACTTTGTATACGTGGTATCTGCTCCAAATTCTAGTTCCTCGTGTTAAATTGTGTGCTTTTGCTTCCAATGTTCAATTGGTTATTGTTAGAGTGAGGTGAGACATAGATAAATTAATGTTCTCAAGGATAATATCTAAAATGTAAAGATTCAGAAACAAATTTATCTCAAAATATCAGTACTATTATCTGTTTTTGTGAGATCCAACGGAGACTACACCAGCTAGCTCCGATTGAATAAATAAATGGGAGTAGTACTgctaaacaaaaagaaaaacgtGCATGAAATAAGACAACATATAAAGGCACATGAACCCTATTTTAACCACAAGTAGTATAAAGAAATAACAGCCATAGAATTCAGTACTATATAGGAGTAGTTAATAATGCTGATGGTACTCACAACTGGATAAAGGCTAAGCCGCCTCATTGACATCCGTAAACGCGTCACGTGGAGTACAGCCATAAAGGACCTAATAGAAGcccaaaatgaagtaaaataagTACAGAAATGATATTTTGTGAAGAGCTAATTTGTTTTTTTGTCATATGAATGGGTCTATCCATTCTTTAATCTGGAGGGTTTGTGTTAGAAGCACAGCCTTCCTTTTCTGTAACATTTTACTACTCATCTACTGCCATCATACTGCagaatttattaaaaataatagtaataacaaataGAGGAAAGCAGAAATGGATGGATGAAAGTTTCAGTTTGGAtgagtgtcacaccccaatcctgatagggcatgatacGCACCGACCCTTTACTCAAGTTCTCGTTATACTCGTGATCTCACTAGACTTTTAAATCATGGGATAAAATGCATAAAGGAAGCTTCTCGACAAACATTCTTTTGGTTTATCTCAAATCAAATAGAATCTGTAGTCATATGAGATTTATAAAGAAATACATAATGGATACATCGGCTTAAATAGCCGCTTACTAAACTGGCaggctatatacgtgactctgtctgcaaagtctctaatatagATCatcataccataacatagatgctCGACCCCGcaactccggaaggaaatggagctcgccaatccggtggaacatcttctagccatgacctctactcatccgtacactgcgtggcatgaaacgcggcgtccacaagaagggacgtcggtaataatgtaccgagtatgtaaggcatgaatagcaatataaaatagatatgaaaaataataaggAGTAAGATAACTGTACGCGAAtacctcataaggcggatgtcatgcatatataagaaaaatatttcaatatatatagaaatagtaacatgcccggccatgaaggctcggtgtgagaacATGCCGCCGTTAAGGctcggtgtgatcatcattagccgcgtccaggcctcccgcgtcggggtaacatcataacatgtccttgtgcacatctacgtgcctacTGCCGACTATAGCAAGCgcgatgtgagaaaatacatacatatatatataaagcatgcataagagcccaattaaaagccgcaactatatcggagtgacgtaaggtcggtagcctccgattatattatggaataatcatcgtcGCTTTGACCTGaaggaataattattataaggtgagactatcaatgaaaaatagcattaagagaaaacatagaatacaattataaatctcataaggcatcaattcatatactggGGAATTTAGAAATAAAGTCACTATCCATGAATAAATTGAGAAATCGataaatagctcaacattctcatatcgtctttgaaatcgtaaacttggaacatttaaacatgaaaccattctcatcatagtcatcataataATATTCCCATTTCTGACATCATCGTTTTCATCATAAGGGCTCACATAGCCACAATCCTTGGGTTGGAAAAGTATATGAATATTTCGTAaagcatttatggattatcagggAGGAAATCATGCCTCGGGATCTTAGACTCCTTAACTTTTGATAACATGGAGAACTTGGAATCATTTATGGAAACATAAtctagggatcatgcctttgaaataaaGGGGAAACGAGCCTTAACATGCACGaaagataatttctcgacttccaacttattTCATGTCGTGCAATTAGCCGAAgattattcgtagcctcgtaatctacatatacaaccattcatactattattagaatcatcatcatacgCTCGTCTCGaaactttaattaaaatccttttagatTTTTGTCA
Coding sequences within it:
- the LOC132055639 gene encoding calmodulin-binding protein 60 C-like, coding for MDISKLRKLRKSFMAVLHVTRLRMSMRRLSLYPVATGGEPESDEISTGPRRKEHENLHPSQYESRNLKLKFSNNINGPRFTGRPVGGDLGSTLNLDLVDCRTEDIIKCGPEASAKVEIIALEKEELRIATSWPGEKSRIRGDPHVTLKDGRVSVSHISFKHTKVAMRKSQLRLGARVVYPYDIGTRIMEAVTEPFFVMDRRSMPKSKRPLNLDDQVWKLQTIGKGGPYHDRLMKGSIKTVREFLRQYFLNRENLLKILGRRMRVKKLNAAVNKAKSKLDLKRYVYPSAPSRENRLVVFTDVGELIGIYQEGQFVSVDKFTGSQKAYAMERVKTAFQDRQNLKVLDDDDDTSKMFCPSNSSNAVCPLEAATLDGSNGFSFEAYYPTDTQQQPVPNATIMPSTSLLDNYHDSINQINSSATLTSQVPDLLDPYDNDFIYQPLPENFWN